The proteins below come from a single Leptospiraceae bacterium genomic window:
- a CDS encoding transposase: protein MLSADSRSIKTISEIIFISFEKYYHGSYLTIPKSCEELNDPSHFQRFLTNLYSKKWIVYTKQPFENPDSVIKYLGRYTHRIAISNQRILEITNNTVTFRYKDYADNDKLKTMTLPCVEFIRRFLMHILPLGFVKIRHYGIIANRSLQRLSLELCKSLLKKLNRSLNQKSTPEEWKDILASMIKKILLCSVCKIGSFRIH, encoded by the coding sequence ATTCTTTCTGCCGATTCCCGTTCTATCAAAACTATTTCAGAGATTATTTTTATTTCATTTGAAAAATACTATCATGGAAGTTATCTTACTATTCCCAAAAGTTGTGAAGAATTAAATGATCCATCACATTTTCAAAGATTTTTAACAAACCTCTATTCTAAAAAATGGATCGTATATACAAAACAACCTTTTGAAAATCCCGACTCCGTAATTAAATACCTCGGACGTTATACACACAGGATAGCAATCAGTAACCAGAGAATATTAGAAATCACAAACAATACCGTAACATTCAGATACAAAGATTATGCGGATAATGACAAACTCAAAACAATGACTCTACCATGTGTAGAGTTTATTCGCAGGTTTCTTATGCATATCCTTCCATTAGGATTCGTTAAAATCAGACATTACGGAATCATCGCAAACCGATCTCTGCAAAGACTCTCTCTCGAATTATGTAAGTCACTTCTTAAAAAACTAAATCGTTCTTTAAATCAGAAGTCTACACCGGAAGAATGGAAAGATATTCTTGCGTCCATGATCAAAAAGATTCTCCTATGTAGCGTATGTAAAATTGGCTCTTTCCGTATCCATTAG
- a CDS encoding transposase has translation MYSWFLSILHTWGQTLSYHPHIHVLITGGGISADKGKWIDSRDKFFLPIPVLSKLFQRLFLFHLKNTIMEVILLFPKVVKN, from the coding sequence TTGTATTCCTGGTTTTTATCTATTCTACATACTTGGGGACAGACTTTATCTTATCATCCACATATTCATGTTCTAATCACAGGAGGTGGAATTTCTGCGGATAAAGGCAAATGGATCGATTCAAGAGATAAATTCTTTCTGCCGATTCCCGTTCTATCAAAACTATTTCAGAGATTATTTTTATTTCATTTGAAAAATACTATCATGGAAGTTATCTTACTATTCCCAAAAGTTGTGAAGAATTAA